A window of the Natronomonas salina genome harbors these coding sequences:
- a CDS encoding amidohydrolase family protein, with product MDVLAAEDGPRAIDTHAHQPTKEFLEDAGGQMMQDAAEKFGAEMETATYDEMIAEYREAGVGRAILLGWDAETNTGNPPVPNDYVAEVRDEHDDFFVAFGSVDPLKDDCVQEAIRCVEDLDLSGFKFQQIAQGFDPSADRHDHLWNTIEDLDVPVVFHGGNSTLGAGAPGGRGLKVKHGDPMLVDDVAAEHPEMEILLAHPAFPWEKEKLAVCQQKGNVYMDLSGWMPDYIDDQVLHYARTVLQDKVMFGTDYPMIEPGPWLEQFADLGFDESVQRKLLWENAEQFLGL from the coding sequence ATAGACGTACTCGCCGCCGAAGACGGGCCACGCGCCATCGACACCCACGCTCACCAGCCGACGAAGGAGTTCCTGGAGGATGCCGGCGGGCAGATGATGCAAGACGCCGCGGAGAAGTTCGGCGCCGAGATGGAAACAGCGACGTACGACGAGATGATCGCCGAGTACCGTGAAGCCGGCGTCGGGCGGGCGATTCTACTCGGCTGGGACGCCGAGACCAATACCGGGAACCCACCCGTGCCCAACGACTACGTCGCCGAGGTCCGCGACGAGCACGACGACTTCTTCGTCGCATTCGGGAGTGTGGACCCTCTAAAAGACGACTGCGTGCAGGAGGCGATCCGCTGTGTGGAGGACCTCGACCTCTCGGGGTTCAAGTTCCAGCAGATAGCCCAGGGATTCGACCCGTCCGCCGACCGCCACGACCACCTCTGGAACACGATCGAGGACCTCGACGTCCCGGTGGTGTTCCACGGCGGCAACTCCACGCTCGGCGCCGGTGCGCCGGGTGGTCGCGGACTGAAGGTCAAGCACGGCGACCCGATGCTCGTCGACGACGTGGCCGCAGAACACCCCGAGATGGAGATTTTGCTCGCGCACCCGGCGTTCCCGTGGGAGAAGGAAAAGCTCGCGGTCTGCCAGCAGAAGGGGAACGTCTACATGGACCTCTCGGGGTGGATGCCCGATTACATCGACGACCAGGTACTCCACTACGCCCGGACGGTCCTCCAGGACAAGGTGATGTTCGGGACCGACTATCCGATGATCGAGCCGGGGCCGTGGCTGGAACAGTTCGCCGACCTCGGCTTCGACGAGTCCGTTCAGCGAAAGTTGCTCTGGGAGAACGCCGAACAGTTCCTCGGGCTGTAG
- a CDS encoding thiamine pyrophosphate-binding protein, whose amino-acid sequence METVFGFPCEQMDPYYSSLADSSVRHVLARSEASAALMADGYARANRTVGVVDGVGGPGAAYIGAGLCEAAGASSPVLALTGDNERSIRGREVIQDADNEAILAPHTEVAFDAESPDRAVEAVESAIRQMTTGVPKPAHVNLPGDIFDEASSYEPGDLSLSYPADRPEPNPDRVAEVLDHLESADAPVVLAGEGVIRAGAASALTEFAARTNTPVVTSINGKGAVAETEPYALGVVGRWGFCEVANDTLEGADLVVGLGTRFGDLTTAGWSLISDDATVVHVDLDRAWLGKNCDADVALHADVRTTLRALTADVTDATYADRESRIDSLAERRQEWRQSHADDLHSDDEPISPARVVDELDRHVPSDGVLVSATSYAGFFSGAFYEVERPGLGYLQARGSDGINVCLPQAIGVQVARPETNVVALSGDGGIGYHLTDLETAAREDLSLTVVVLNNDGLGSSTASQIGTGNFQLSTDFQEGVDYAAVARGLGCEGERIDSVERFETALPAAIQSDTPTLLDVQVDPYAMPPILID is encoded by the coding sequence GTGGAAACGGTGTTCGGGTTCCCCTGCGAGCAGATGGACCCGTACTACTCCAGTCTGGCCGACTCATCAGTTCGACACGTCCTTGCGCGTAGCGAGGCGAGCGCGGCGCTGATGGCTGATGGCTACGCGCGGGCGAACCGGACGGTCGGCGTCGTCGACGGCGTCGGGGGGCCCGGGGCAGCCTACATCGGTGCAGGGCTCTGCGAGGCCGCCGGCGCCTCAAGTCCGGTCCTGGCGCTCACTGGCGATAACGAACGGTCGATCCGCGGCCGCGAGGTGATTCAAGATGCGGATAACGAGGCGATTCTGGCGCCGCACACGGAGGTGGCATTCGATGCCGAGTCGCCTGACCGTGCCGTCGAGGCCGTCGAATCCGCTATTCGACAGATGACGACGGGTGTCCCGAAGCCGGCGCACGTCAATCTCCCGGGGGACATCTTCGACGAAGCGTCCTCGTATGAGCCCGGCGACCTGTCGCTGTCGTACCCTGCCGACCGGCCGGAACCGAACCCCGATCGGGTTGCGGAAGTCCTCGATCACCTCGAATCGGCCGACGCGCCGGTCGTCCTTGCCGGTGAAGGGGTCATCAGGGCCGGCGCTGCCAGTGCTCTGACGGAGTTCGCTGCCCGGACGAATACTCCGGTCGTCACGTCGATCAACGGCAAGGGGGCTGTCGCTGAGACAGAGCCGTACGCGCTCGGGGTCGTCGGCCGATGGGGATTCTGCGAGGTGGCCAACGACACGCTGGAGGGAGCGGACCTCGTCGTCGGCCTCGGGACGCGGTTCGGTGACCTGACGACCGCCGGCTGGTCGCTGATCTCCGACGACGCCACCGTCGTCCACGTCGATCTCGACCGCGCGTGGCTAGGGAAGAACTGCGATGCCGACGTCGCTCTCCACGCCGACGTCCGTACGACCCTCCGGGCGCTCACCGCGGACGTCACGGACGCGACGTATGCCGACCGCGAGTCGCGAATCGATTCGTTAGCCGAACGCCGCCAGGAGTGGCGGCAATCCCACGCCGATGACCTCCATAGCGACGACGAGCCGATCTCTCCCGCTCGCGTCGTCGATGAACTCGACCGACACGTCCCGAGCGACGGGGTCCTCGTCAGCGCCACGAGCTACGCCGGGTTCTTCTCCGGGGCATTCTACGAGGTCGAGCGCCCTGGCCTCGGATACCTCCAGGCTCGTGGTAGCGACGGCATCAACGTCTGTCTCCCTCAAGCCATCGGCGTCCAGGTGGCTCGACCGGAGACGAACGTCGTCGCTCTCAGCGGCGACGGCGGGATCGGCTATCACCTGACGGACCTCGAGACGGCAGCCCGAGAGGACCTCTCGTTGACCGTCGTCGTTCTCAACAACGACGGTCTCGGGTCCTCGACGGCCAGTCAGATCGGCACCGGTAACTTCCAATTGTCGACCGACTTCCAGGAGGGGGTCGACTACGCCGCCGTCGCACGAGGCCTGGGGTGTGAGGGCGAGCGGATCGATTCAGTCGAGCGATTCGAAACCGCGCTGCCGGCAGCCATCCAGAGCGACACCCCCACGCTGCTGGACGTCCAGGTCGACCCCTACGCGATGCCACCGATACTGATAGACTAA
- a CDS encoding helix-turn-helix domain-containing protein: protein MIAECLVVEFRVTGDECPLADASRETGAAIDARPPLRRADGNTLLQFSTEDPAVGEVLDADERVRPLHQSRANGRYNYRCLSKHRCIVNDLVDVGFLVDSTHYDAGTERYVGAVVGRDVLKGVLEAAGETFGVKLERISPLDDSDDEPVAKRWDVTPAQEAAVRAAIESGYFEVPRAATAGEVAAELDISKSAFLERLRRAEESLLRQIVG from the coding sequence ATGATCGCCGAGTGTCTCGTCGTCGAGTTCCGGGTGACCGGCGACGAGTGCCCCCTCGCGGACGCATCGCGGGAAACGGGCGCGGCCATCGACGCACGCCCGCCGCTTCGACGCGCGGACGGGAATACGCTGCTCCAGTTCAGCACCGAGGATCCGGCGGTCGGCGAGGTACTCGACGCCGACGAGCGTGTCCGACCGCTCCACCAGTCGCGCGCGAACGGGCGGTACAACTACCGCTGTCTCTCCAAGCACCGATGCATCGTCAACGACCTCGTCGACGTCGGCTTTCTCGTGGACTCGACCCACTACGACGCCGGGACCGAGCGGTACGTGGGCGCAGTCGTCGGCCGCGACGTGCTCAAAGGGGTACTGGAGGCCGCGGGCGAGACGTTCGGCGTCAAACTCGAGCGCATCTCTCCGCTGGACGACAGCGACGACGAGCCCGTGGCGAAGCGGTGGGACGTGACACCCGCACAGGAGGCGGCGGTGCGAGCCGCCATCGAGAGCGGCTACTTCGAGGTGCCCCGAGCAGCGACGGCGGGTGAGGTAGCGGCGGAGCTCGACATCTCGAAGTCGGCGTTCCTCGAACGACTGCGCCGGGCAGAGGAGTCGCTACTCAGACAGATCGTCGGGTGA
- a CDS encoding bile acid:sodium symporter family protein, which produces MGPITVTAVIDFVTVVFVLATMLSMGLALTTDEILTSLGQRQLMAKSLLVNLVLVPLLAFAFVLAVPMETGHVVGLLLIAMAPGAPFGPKLAEISKSDVAFASGLMAVLAVVSVATIPITVTLLMPGDVAADPLGIARIVVVTQLIPLIGGLGVRARYQPVATRLHPPIQQLSTYLLVLLVILLTIVYAGEMRQLVGTGTLFISVVVIGGALLLGYVLGGPAKRTREVLATTTAARNVATALLIAATGFSDPSVLTIIVAFGLLSLVVSGPVASLWGQHSGM; this is translated from the coding sequence ATGGGGCCGATTACAGTCACCGCGGTCATCGATTTCGTGACGGTCGTCTTCGTGCTCGCGACGATGCTCTCGATGGGGCTGGCGTTGACTACCGACGAAATTCTCACATCACTCGGCCAACGGCAGCTGATGGCGAAATCACTGCTGGTGAACCTCGTGCTCGTCCCGCTGCTGGCGTTCGCGTTCGTCCTCGCTGTTCCGATGGAGACCGGTCACGTCGTCGGGCTCCTGTTGATCGCCATGGCACCCGGAGCGCCCTTCGGTCCGAAACTGGCCGAGATCTCGAAAAGCGACGTCGCGTTCGCGAGCGGGCTGATGGCCGTCCTGGCCGTCGTCTCCGTCGCAACGATTCCGATCACGGTGACACTCCTCATGCCTGGCGACGTCGCGGCGGACCCACTCGGTATCGCCCGGATCGTCGTCGTTACGCAACTGATTCCCCTGATCGGTGGCCTCGGCGTCAGGGCACGCTATCAGCCCGTCGCAACACGCCTGCATCCGCCGATCCAGCAACTCTCGACGTACTTGCTCGTCCTCCTTGTCATCCTCTTGACGATCGTCTACGCCGGCGAAATGCGCCAGCTGGTCGGCACCGGGACGCTGTTCATCTCGGTCGTCGTGATCGGCGGGGCGTTACTACTGGGGTACGTCCTCGGCGGCCCAGCGAAACGCACGCGGGAAGTCCTCGCGACGACGACGGCTGCGCGAAACGTGGCCACAGCGTTGCTCATCGCCGCGACGGGTTTCAGCGACCCCAGCGTCCTCACGATCATCGTCGCGTTCGGACTCCTCAGCCTCGTCGTCTCGGGCCCGGTCGCGAGTCTCTGGGGACAGCACAGCGGAATGTAA
- a CDS encoding ribbon-helix-helix domain-containing protein: MPEVEVSLPDRIDSEIDRLVHEGEFLNREQAIEELLTMGVSAYAPAEDADEQEGENLFTQMTDDQKDPAAREDDQGDDYTL; the protein is encoded by the coding sequence ATGCCCGAGGTAGAAGTGTCGTTGCCGGACCGCATCGACAGCGAAATCGACCGTCTCGTCCACGAGGGAGAGTTCCTGAACCGCGAGCAGGCCATCGAGGAACTGCTCACGATGGGGGTCTCGGCGTACGCCCCAGCAGAGGACGCCGACGAGCAGGAGGGCGAGAACCTCTTCACCCAGATGACCGACGACCAGAAGGACCCGGCCGCCCGGGAAGACGACCAGGGCGACGACTACACGCTCTGA
- a CDS encoding 3-hydroxyacyl-CoA dehydrogenase, with translation MISKTGVVGAGLMGRDIAGLLANAGYAVTLVDVDDDALDAARHYHERKLPDELQASGYTVSDRPADRITYATEYEGLADAEFVVEAVPERLDLKRDVMASLEAVLDSDVVVGTNTSSLTPGDIAAEMNHRDRVVLFHFANPAIHRDLVEIAGDDATDRALERATEIAEAIDREPIRLRREYRANGLSRLSASIKCAATWELLDADPAAIDVAATRIGFDRGPLELIDLIGLDVHLATIDNLAVTYGDRYEPPAEIREQMDAMVSDGRLGQKSGEGFFEWDGDECLIPEPEDPHDIQPILAALVNEAHRLVTDGIADPETVDEILQRGGDSEIGPFDVEEMFGAEPLREVLERRHDETGAAIYEPVF, from the coding sequence ATGATATCGAAAACCGGAGTCGTCGGCGCGGGGCTGATGGGCCGTGACATCGCCGGTCTGCTGGCGAACGCCGGGTACGCGGTCACGCTGGTCGACGTCGACGACGACGCGCTCGATGCCGCACGACACTACCACGAGCGGAAGCTTCCGGATGAACTCCAGGCGAGCGGTTACACAGTCTCGGACCGACCGGCCGACCGAATCACGTACGCAACGGAGTACGAAGGGCTGGCTGACGCCGAGTTCGTGGTGGAAGCCGTGCCTGAACGCCTCGACCTGAAACGTGACGTAATGGCGTCCCTGGAGGCGGTCCTTGATTCGGATGTGGTCGTCGGGACGAACACCTCGTCGCTGACGCCGGGCGACATCGCCGCCGAAATGAATCACCGCGACCGCGTGGTCCTGTTCCACTTTGCGAATCCTGCGATCCACCGCGATCTCGTCGAGATCGCCGGCGACGACGCCACCGACCGTGCGCTCGAACGCGCCACCGAGATAGCCGAAGCGATCGACCGCGAGCCGATTCGGCTGCGGCGTGAGTACCGGGCCAACGGGCTCTCGCGGCTCTCCGCCAGCATCAAGTGCGCGGCGACGTGGGAACTTCTGGATGCCGACCCCGCGGCGATCGACGTCGCCGCCACCCGCATCGGGTTCGACCGTGGTCCCTTGGAGCTCATCGATCTCATCGGACTCGACGTTCATCTCGCGACGATCGACAACCTCGCGGTGACGTACGGCGACCGCTACGAACCCCCGGCGGAGATCCGCGAGCAGATGGACGCGATGGTCTCGGACGGCCGTCTCGGGCAGAAATCCGGCGAGGGCTTCTTCGAGTGGGATGGCGACGAGTGCCTGATCCCGGAGCCAGAGGACCCGCACGACATCCAGCCGATTCTGGCGGCGCTCGTCAACGAGGCCCATCGACTCGTTACAGACGGGATCGCCGACCCTGAGACGGTCGACGAGATACTGCAGCGAGGTGGCGACAGCGAAATCGGGCCGTTCGACGTCGAGGAGATGTTCGGCGCGGAACCCCTCCGTGAGGTCCTCGAGCGCCGGCACGACGAGACCGGTGCGGCAATCTACGAACCCGTGTTCTAG
- a CDS encoding APC family permease, which translates to MSRTNSPHGGDDAGEEAIGLLDAVAIEVGLIVGGALFALVGVGVALAGAGVVVSFGIAITIAAIGLVPTAMLGAAHPTTCGHYRYPAQLVSQPLAFLAAWGLGISMFTGGLPLYALTAGEYVQPLVPASPTAVGLLFLTGFFVLNLLGIRLAARVQLLLFLGLIVALGAFVIFGLPAVDGANLTPLIDGGIGSVLIGAGVLYFTCLGANFVIDIGGEMRDATVTIPQSFLVSIPLVFALYVLISLVAVGTMGVEAMANQTLLVVAERIFSPAFQTVFIICGAIFAVATTLNATFILIPRYVEALVEDDIFPRVLGVTNERFGTAHWTLLGVYVLAALVLLAPLPFQDLGTMLAFGGAFLVTVAMLAAISVLRDPPSGYQPERFPVPGRVVLALAVIAVPLNVLLLGLLAVDAPVLFGVWMALLVTGLAYYLVRTTYYAPGGTEPTERTQP; encoded by the coding sequence GTGTCACGAACTAACTCGCCACACGGGGGCGACGATGCCGGCGAGGAGGCGATCGGACTCCTCGACGCCGTCGCCATCGAGGTCGGGCTCATCGTCGGCGGCGCGCTGTTCGCGCTCGTCGGCGTTGGCGTCGCGCTCGCCGGCGCGGGCGTGGTCGTCTCGTTCGGCATCGCGATAACGATCGCTGCGATCGGGCTCGTTCCGACCGCGATGCTCGGGGCGGCCCACCCGACGACGTGCGGCCATTACCGGTACCCGGCGCAACTGGTGTCGCAACCGCTGGCCTTCCTCGCGGCGTGGGGGCTGGGGATCAGCATGTTCACCGGTGGGTTACCGCTCTACGCATTGACAGCGGGCGAATACGTACAGCCGCTGGTACCGGCCTCACCCACCGCAGTAGGCCTCCTCTTCTTGACCGGGTTCTTCGTGCTGAACCTCCTCGGTATCCGACTGGCGGCCCGCGTCCAGCTCCTGTTGTTCCTCGGCCTCATCGTTGCTCTCGGGGCGTTCGTCATCTTCGGACTCCCGGCCGTCGACGGCGCGAACCTCACACCGCTGATAGACGGCGGTATCGGGAGTGTCCTCATCGGCGCTGGCGTCCTCTACTTCACCTGTCTTGGCGCCAATTTCGTCATCGACATCGGCGGCGAAATGCGGGACGCGACGGTGACGATCCCGCAGTCCTTCCTCGTGAGCATCCCGCTGGTGTTCGCCCTGTATGTACTGATTTCGCTGGTGGCCGTGGGCACGATGGGCGTCGAGGCGATGGCCAACCAGACGTTGCTCGTGGTCGCAGAACGAATCTTCTCACCCGCGTTCCAGACGGTCTTCATCATCTGTGGCGCGATCTTCGCCGTCGCGACCACACTGAACGCGACCTTCATCCTGATCCCGCGGTACGTCGAGGCGCTCGTCGAGGACGACATCTTCCCCAGAGTCCTCGGAGTGACCAACGAGCGATTCGGGACCGCCCACTGGACGTTACTCGGGGTCTACGTCCTCGCCGCCCTCGTCCTGCTTGCACCGCTTCCCTTCCAAGACCTGGGGACGATGCTAGCTTTCGGCGGCGCGTTCCTCGTGACCGTCGCGATGCTGGCCGCCATCAGCGTTCTCCGCGACCCGCCGTCAGGGTACCAGCCGGAACGGTTCCCCGTCCCAGGCCGCGTGGTGCTCGCGCTCGCGGTCATCGCCGTCCCGCTTAACGTACTACTGCTCGGGCTACTCGCCGTCGACGCCCCGGTGCTATTCGGGGTGTGGATGGCCCTGCTCGTCACGGGGCTGGCGTACTATCTCGTCCGAACGACCTATTACGCCCCGGGTGGCACGGAGCCGACGGAGCGAACGCAACCATGA
- a CDS encoding efflux RND transporter permease subunit codes for MDLAERYAAFVTGHSKLVIVALLLTTLVVGSAAGNVDGGFSIASFSSDTTEEAKYDSLQQNFTTEGENTTVVQVVFRGENVLTKQALLEELQYQQAIRDDSSINSTLRDRQPMVGVSNVVATAAMLQSENGSDGPTAGDDRRTVMPPLSAQLEQLESMNESEVNATLERVLAPDARVGGQTDPYSLLPTSYEPGTTAATGRVMIVSQDTSTATGDDLPPSVVDAQLAMQDRATRTVDSSEVFVFGAGIVDEESGQATGESFAIISPIALLLMLVVLGIAYRDFFDVLLGIVGVGLVLTWMMGFMGWAGIGMTQILIAVPFLLIGLSIDYALHVVMRYREASQDDPGGTRREAMRRGLAGVIVAVGAATFTTAVGFLSNAVSPLESIQDFGVVSAVGIVAAFLVFGLLLPALKLELDGLLRRIGFSRRTSPFGRGRYAGRFLRVGADAAKRAPYLVIAVAVVLSVAGGVAATDVQTSVDQTDFLPRDSPEWMASLPGPFQPSDYQLRENAEYLNDRFAQSRGQSRAEFLIEGNVTDPRTLDRIAAGEDHLSNTSSAATLADGSLQVTGPIETIRAAAASNETVAAMVSDADTDGDGVPDENLQAIYDAVYAAAPAEANATIHRSDGEYSALRLSVGLSGSADTGTVTEEMRAVATTIEDDSDVTVTATGQPVIEELIQRSLLSTLVEGFLITFLVIVGFLTVIFWLRYRSATLGAVVVAPVVLSQAWLLGTMYLAEIAFTPETAIIAAIGIGIGVDYAIHIGERFVEEYHGRGDSTDALLRTVRGTGGALLASAVTTAAGFGVLVLALVPSLQRFGFVTSIAIGYAFLASILVLPSLLVLWVRLTDRSNANEQTDQ; via the coding sequence ATGGATCTGGCCGAGCGGTACGCCGCCTTCGTGACCGGCCACAGCAAACTCGTCATCGTCGCCCTCCTGCTGACCACGTTGGTCGTCGGGAGCGCGGCGGGGAACGTCGACGGGGGGTTCTCTATAGCGAGTTTCAGCAGCGACACCACCGAGGAGGCGAAGTACGACTCGCTGCAACAGAACTTCACGACAGAAGGGGAGAACACGACCGTCGTGCAGGTCGTGTTCCGCGGTGAGAACGTACTCACGAAGCAGGCGCTTCTCGAAGAACTCCAGTACCAGCAGGCGATCCGGGACGATTCGAGCATCAATTCGACGTTGCGGGACCGGCAGCCGATGGTCGGGGTATCGAACGTCGTCGCCACGGCGGCGATGCTGCAATCAGAGAACGGGTCCGATGGCCCAACAGCCGGAGACGACCGTCGAACGGTGATGCCGCCGCTGTCTGCGCAGCTCGAACAACTGGAATCGATGAACGAGAGCGAGGTCAACGCGACGCTCGAGCGGGTGCTCGCTCCCGACGCCCGGGTCGGCGGCCAGACCGATCCCTACTCGCTGCTGCCGACCAGCTACGAACCGGGGACCACGGCGGCGACGGGCCGCGTCATGATCGTCTCCCAGGACACGAGTACCGCGACTGGCGACGACCTGCCCCCATCCGTCGTCGACGCGCAACTCGCGATGCAGGACCGAGCTACGCGCACGGTCGATTCGTCAGAGGTCTTCGTCTTCGGGGCCGGGATCGTCGACGAGGAATCGGGGCAGGCGACCGGCGAGAGTTTCGCCATCATCTCCCCGATCGCGTTGCTCCTGATGCTGGTCGTCCTGGGGATCGCCTATCGCGATTTCTTCGACGTCCTGCTCGGCATCGTCGGCGTCGGGCTCGTCCTCACGTGGATGATGGGCTTCATGGGGTGGGCCGGCATCGGAATGACGCAGATCCTGATCGCCGTTCCGTTCCTCCTGATCGGGCTGAGTATCGACTACGCGCTACACGTCGTGATGCGGTATCGAGAGGCCAGCCAGGACGACCCTGGTGGGACGCGCCGGGAAGCGATGCGGCGCGGGCTCGCCGGCGTCATCGTGGCCGTCGGCGCGGCCACGTTCACGACGGCCGTCGGCTTCCTCTCGAACGCGGTCAGCCCGCTCGAGTCGATCCAGGATTTCGGCGTCGTCAGTGCCGTCGGGATCGTCGCGGCGTTCCTCGTCTTCGGGCTCCTGCTCCCCGCGTTGAAGCTCGAACTCGACGGTCTCCTCCGGCGCATCGGCTTCTCACGGCGCACCTCACCGTTCGGTCGCGGTCGCTACGCCGGGCGGTTCCTCCGCGTGGGGGCCGACGCCGCGAAGCGAGCGCCGTACCTCGTCATCGCCGTGGCAGTCGTGTTGAGCGTCGCCGGCGGCGTCGCGGCGACGGACGTCCAGACCTCGGTCGACCAGACCGACTTCCTCCCGCGGGACTCCCCGGAGTGGATGGCGTCACTTCCCGGGCCGTTCCAGCCGAGTGACTACCAGCTCCGAGAGAACGCCGAGTACCTCAACGACCGGTTCGCGCAATCACGCGGCCAGTCGCGGGCGGAGTTCCTGATCGAAGGCAACGTCACCGACCCCAGGACACTCGATCGGATCGCTGCCGGGGAGGACCACCTGTCGAATACGTCGTCCGCCGCGACGCTCGCCGACGGAAGCCTCCAGGTGACCGGACCGATAGAGACGATCCGTGCGGCCGCGGCGTCGAACGAGACGGTCGCCGCGATGGTGAGCGATGCGGACACCGACGGTGACGGCGTCCCCGACGAGAACCTCCAGGCGATCTACGACGCGGTGTACGCCGCCGCACCGGCGGAAGCCAACGCGACTATCCACCGATCCGACGGAGAATACAGCGCGCTCCGGCTTTCGGTCGGGCTCTCCGGCAGCGCCGATACAGGGACGGTGACCGAGGAGATGCGGGCCGTCGCGACGACCATCGAGGACGACAGCGACGTGACCGTGACCGCGACAGGCCAACCGGTCATCGAGGAACTCATCCAGCGGAGCCTGCTCTCGACGCTCGTCGAGGGGTTCCTCATCACGTTCCTCGTCATCGTCGGCTTCCTGACCGTGATCTTCTGGCTCCGGTACCGCTCGGCCACGCTGGGCGCAGTGGTGGTCGCCCCGGTCGTGCTGTCGCAGGCGTGGCTGCTCGGGACGATGTACCTCGCGGAGATCGCGTTCACGCCGGAGACGGCCATCATCGCGGCGATCGGGATCGGGATCGGCGTCGACTACGCGATCCACATCGGCGAGCGGTTCGTCGAGGAATATCACGGTCGGGGCGACAGTACCGATGCATTGCTGCGGACCGTCCGCGGGACGGGCGGTGCGCTGCTGGCCAGCGCCGTGACGACGGCTGCCGGGTTCGGTGTGCTCGTCCTGGCGCTCGTTCCGTCGCTGCAGCGCTTCGGCTTCGTCACGAGCATCGCCATCGGGTACGCGTTCCTCGCCAGCATCCTCGTGCTGCCGAGTCTACTGGTTCTGTGGGTGCGTCTCACAGATCGCTCCAACGCAAACGAACAGACCGACCAGTAG
- a CDS encoding MBL fold metallo-hydrolase → MEITLVGTGSPVPIPERGGTSIVVDVADERVLIDCGPKTVYGLMDAGIHFGEIETMFFTHHHMDHNASFFHFAFTSWTEGGRESLTVYGPDGTDRLVDALYDVYAEDIEYRQDIYPTDGISNIETELVTEGFSRQMDGWEVDALPVEHSIETYAYRFEEHETGSSFVFSGDTRKVPSLAEFADDADVLVQDCNTAPVDEDRVPAEDEQFVWQRYAEGDRDLDQSTLTANHCDATDAGEIAQDAGVQTLVLTHIMPYRDLESMRRDAEAVFDGEVIVAEDGLTISP, encoded by the coding sequence ATGGAGATCACCCTCGTCGGTACTGGGAGTCCCGTCCCGATTCCCGAGCGCGGTGGCACGAGTATCGTCGTCGACGTCGCCGACGAACGCGTGCTGATCGACTGTGGGCCAAAGACCGTCTACGGCCTCATGGACGCAGGGATTCACTTCGGGGAGATCGAGACGATGTTCTTCACCCACCACCACATGGACCACAACGCCTCGTTCTTCCACTTCGCGTTCACGAGCTGGACCGAGGGTGGACGGGAGTCGCTTACCGTATACGGACCCGACGGCACCGACCGCCTCGTCGACGCGCTGTACGACGTCTACGCGGAAGACATCGAGTACCGCCAGGATATCTACCCGACCGATGGTATCTCGAACATCGAGACCGAGCTCGTGACGGAGGGGTTCAGCCGCCAGATGGACGGCTGGGAGGTCGACGCACTCCCGGTCGAACACTCCATCGAGACGTACGCCTACCGCTTCGAGGAACACGAGACGGGTTCGTCGTTCGTCTTCTCCGGCGACACGCGGAAGGTCCCGTCGCTCGCCGAGTTCGCTGACGACGCAGACGTCCTCGTCCAGGACTGTAATACCGCTCCGGTCGACGAAGACCGCGTGCCGGCCGAGGACGAGCAGTTCGTCTGGCAGCGGTATGCCGAGGGCGATCGAGACCTGGACCAGTCCACGTTGACGGCCAACCACTGTGATGCCACGGACGCGGGTGAAATCGCCCAGGACGCCGGCGTCCAGACGCTCGTTCTCACGCACATCATGCCGTACCGCGACCTCGAATCCATGCGGCGAGACGCAGAGGCAGTATTCGACGGCGAGGTGATCGTCGCCGAAGATGGGCTGACCATCTCCCCGTAG